The following are encoded in a window of Doryrhamphus excisus isolate RoL2022-K1 chromosome 16, RoL_Dexc_1.0, whole genome shotgun sequence genomic DNA:
- the LOC131104891 gene encoding zinc finger protein OZF-like — MCKIQMLRALVNQRLTAAVEEIFGVLERTIAEYEEELCRTKEENQRQRQVLDAVLKKPQVVLHRADTSEEHLPPEQQEWKFGMEQEESQPSNIKEEKEEPQPPHIKEEREDYGISQDGEHLEGLEEFPVIVVPVKSEDDEYQSQSEEEREVEPPSSSSTRNMTTEADGDHCGGSQADNLLAPLSDSDDITSHSPDTDDEDSEADMTCHTDNTRWKCFQCDKTFDNKRNLKMHMRHHIGEKPFTCSICGKRFSQQSNLKVHTRRHTGEKAFACTMCGKSFSQRSDLKRHTRIHTGEKPYPCTICGKRFNQKVVLITHTRLHTGEKPFPCTVCGKTFSRKIDSLNHTRIHSGEKPFPCTVCGKRFFERSHLKVHTRKHTGEKPFPCTVCGKSFNRKGDLTNHTRRHTGEKPFPCTVCGKRFFEQTHLKVHTRKHTGEKPFLCTVCGKRFDAQSNLNRHTKIHTGEKPFSCAVCGTKFARNSHLKAHTRTHDREIVQCVVSDSQIVQT; from the exons atgtgtaaaatacaaatgctgagagcgttgGTCAATCAGCGGTTAACTGcggctgttgaagaaatattcGGAGTATTAGAAAGAACgatagcagagtacgaggaggaactttgtcgaacaaaagaggagaaccaGCGCCAACGTCAAGTACTGGACGCTGTTCTTAAGAAGCCCCAGGTTGTGTTACACAGAGCAG acacCAGCGAAGAACATCTTCCCCCTGAGCAGCAGGAGTGGAAGTTCGGGATGGAGCAAGAAGAGTCACAGCCATCCAACATTAAGGAGGAAAaagaggagccacagcccccccacattaaagaggaaagAGAGGATTACGGCATTAGTCAGGATGGAGAGCATCTTGAAGGACTGGAGGAGTTCCCAGTGATTGTTGTCcctgtgaagagtgaagatgatgaataCCAAAGTCAAAgtgaggaggagagagaggtgGAGCCTCCAAGCAGCAGCTCCACTCGtaacatgacaacagaagctgatggagaccactgtggaggatcacaagcagacaacctcttagctccactatcagatagtgacgacataacgtcacactctcctgacactgatgatgaagactctgaagctgatatgacatgtcacACTGACAACACACGCTGGAAATGCTTTCAATGTGACAAAACTTTTGATAACAAGAGAAATCTCAAAATGCACATGAGACATCACattggagagaaacctttcacctGCTCGATTTGTGGGAAAAGATTCTCTCAGCAGTCAAATTTAAAAGTTCATACAAGaagacacactggagagaaagcTTTTGCTTGCACGATGTGCGGTAAAAGTTTTTCTCAAAGAAGTGATTTAAAAcgacacacaagaatacacactggagagaaaccgtaTCCTTGCACAATTTGTGGTAAAAGATTTAATCAAAAAGTTGTTTTAATAACACACACAAGactacacactggagagaaaccttttccttgcacaGTGTGTGGTAAAACATTTAGTCGAAAAATTGATTCGCTCAaccacacaagaatacacagtGGAGAGAAACCATTTCCTTGCACAGTGTGCGGGAAAAGATTTTTTGAGCGGTCACATTTGAAAGTGCACACAAGaaaacacactggagagaaaccttttccttgcacgGTGTGCGGGAAAAGTTTCAATCGAAAAGGGGATTTAACAAACCACACAAGaagacacactggagagaaaccatttcCTTGCACGGTGTGCGGGAAAAGATTTTTCGAGCAGACTCATTTGAAAGTGCATACACGAaagcacactggagagaaaccttttctttGCACGGTGTGTGGCAAAAGATTTGATGCTCAAAGTAATTTAAatagacacacaaaaatacacactggagagaaacctttttcctgcGCAGTTTGTGGTACAAAATTTGCTCGGAATTCACATTTGAAAGCACACACAAGAACACATGATAGAGAAATTGTTCAATGTGTGGTCAGCGATTCACAAATAGTACAAACTTGA
- the LOC131104895 gene encoding gastrula zinc finger protein XlCGF28.1-like isoform X1 — translation MCKIQMLRALVNQRLTAAVEEIFGVLERTIAEYEEELCRTKEENQRQRQLLDVALKKPQVVLHRADISEEHVPPEQQEWKPRMEQEESQPSNIKEEKEEPQPPHIKEEEEDHSISQEGEHLQGQEEFPVIVVPVKSEDDEDQDQSEEEREVEPPSSSSTRHMTTEADGDHCGGSQADNLLAPLSDSDDITSHSPDTDDEDSEADMTCHTDNTRWKCSQCDKTFVNKGNLKMHMRYHTGEKPFTCSICGKRFSQQSNLKVHTRRHTGEKAFACTVCGKSFSQTSDLKRHTRIHTGEKLFPCTVCGKRFFERSHLKVHTRKHTGEKPFPCTVCGKRFNRKCHLTSHTRRHTGEKPFPCTVCGKRFFEQTHLKVHTRKHTGEKPFLCTVCGKRFDAQSSLNRHTKIHTGEKPFPCAVCGARFARNSHLKAHTRTHTREIVQSVVSESQIVQT, via the exons atgtgtaaaatacaaatgctgagagcgttgGTCAATCAGCGGTTAACTGcggctgttgaagaaatatttggagTATTAGAAAGAACgatagcagagtacgaggaggaactttgtcgaacaaaagaggagaaccaGCGCcaacgtcaactactggacgTTGCTTTAAAGAAGCCCCAGGTTGTGTTACACAGAGCAG acatcAGTGAAGAACATGTTCCTCCTGAGCAGCAGGAGTGGAAGCCCAGGATGGAGCAAGAAGAGTCACAGCCATCCAACATTAAAGAGGAAAaagaggagccacagcccccccacattaaagaggaagaggaggatcacagcatcagtcaggagggagagcatcttcAAGGACAGGAGGAGTTCCCAGTGATTGTTGTCcctgtgaagagtgaagatgatgaagaccaAGATCAAAgtgaggaggagagagaggtgGAGCCTCCTAGCAGCAGCTCCACtcgtcacatgacaacagaagctgatggagaccactgtggaggatcacaagcagacaacctcttagctccactatcagatagcgacgacataacgtcacactctcctgacactgatgatgaagactctgaagctgatatgacatgtcacACTGACAACACACGCTGGAAATGCTCTCAATGTGACAAAACATTTGTTAACAAGGGAAATCTCAAAATGCACATGAGATatcacacaggagagaaacctttcacctGCTCAATTTGTGGAAAAAGATTCTCTCAGCAGTCAAATTTAAAAGTTCATACAAGaagacacactggagagaaagcTTTTGCTTGCACGGTGTGCGGTAAAAGTTTTTCTCAAACAAGTGATTTGAAAcgacacacaagaatacacactggagagaaactaTTTCCTTGCACAGTGTGTGGGAAAAGATTTTTTGAGCGGTCACATTTGAAAGTGCATACAAGaaaacacactggagagaaaccttttccttgcacaGTGTGCGGGAAAAGATTCAATCGCAAATGTCATTTAACGAGCCACACAAGaagacacactggagagaaaccatttcCTTGCACGGTGTGTGGGAAAAGATTTTTTGAGCAAACGCATTTGAAAGTGCATACAAGGaagcacactggagagaaaccttttctttGCACGGTGTGTGGCAAAAGATTCGATGCTCAGAGTAGTTTAAatagacacacaaaaatacacactggagagaaaccttttccctgTGCAGTGTGCGGTGCAAGATTTGCTCGGAACTCACATTTGAAAgcacacacaagaacacacactaGAGAAATTGTTCAGTCTGTGGTCAGCGAGTCACAAATAGTCCAAACTTGA
- the LOC131104894 gene encoding gastrula zinc finger protein XlCGF57.1-like isoform X2, with protein MEQGEPQPPYIKEEEEEPQPPYIKEEKEDHSISQEGEHLEGPEEFPVIGVSVKSEDDDDKGQSEEEREVEPPSSSSTRHMTTEADGDHCGGSQADNLLAPLSDSDDITSHSTDTDDEDSEADMTCHTDNTRWKCSQCDKTFVTKGRLKVHMRHHTGKKPFHCSVCSKRFSQQSNLKVHTRIHTGQKPFPCAECGKSFSQPSDLKRHTRLHTGEKPYPCTVCGNRFNHKGDLKKHTRIHTGEKPYPCTVCGKRFNQRVVLKRHTRIHTGEKPYLCTVCGKRFNQEVVLKRHSRIHTGEKPFPCTVCGKRFNRKGDLVNHTRVHTGEKPFPCTVCDKSFSKKISLIGHTRKHTGEKPFPCMVCGKCFSMKRSLKGHIRAHTEEKPFPCMACGKRFDTQSNLNRHTRIHTGEKPFSCTVCGTRFAQKSHLKVHTRTHSREKTLVG; from the exons ATGGAGCAAGGAGAGCCACAGCCCC cgtacattaaagaggaagaagaggagccacagcccccctacattaaagaggaaaaggaggatcacagcatcagtcaggagggagagcatcttgAAGGACCGGAGGAATTCCCAGTGATTGGTGTGtctgtgaagagtgaagatgatgacgaCAAAGGTCAAAgtgaggaggagagagaggtggagcctccaagcagcagctccactcgtcacatgacaacagaagctgatggagaccactgtggaggatcacaagcagacaacctcttagctccactatcagatagcgATGACATAACGTCACACTCtactgacactgatgatgaagactctgaagctgatatgacatgtcacACTGACAACACACGCTGGAAATGCTCTCAATGTGACAAAACCTTTGTTACCAAGGGACGCTTGAAAGTACACATGAGACATCACACAGGAAAGAAACCTTTTCACTGCTCGGTTTGTAGTAAAAGATTCTCTCAGCAGTCAAATTTGAAAGTACATACAAGAATACACACCGGacagaaaccttttccttgcgCAGAgtgtggtaaaagtttctctcaACCAAGTgatttaaaaagacacacaagattacacactggagagaaaccttacCCTTGCACGGTGTGTGGTAACAGATTCAATCATAAAGGTGATTTAAAgaaacacacaagaatacacactggagagaaaccttatCCTTGCACGgtgtgtggtaaaagattcAACCAAAGAGTTGTTTTAAAAAGACACAcgagaatacacactggagagaaaccgtaTCTGTGCACAGTGTGTGGCAAAAGATTCAATCAGGAAGTTGTTTTGAAAAGACACAgcagaatacacactggagagaaaccttttccttgcacggtgtgtggtaaaagattcAATCGAAAAGGGGATTTAGTCAACCACACAAgagtacacactggagagaaaccttttccttgcacgGTGTGTGATAAAAGTTTCTCTAAGAAGATATCTTTGATAGGACACACAAGaaaacacactggagagaaaccatttcCTTGCATGGTGTGTGGTAAATGTTTCTCTATGAAGAGATCTTTGAAAGGACACATAAGAGCACACACTgaagagaaaccttttccttgcatGGCGTGTGGTAAAAGATTCGATACTCAAAGTAATTTAAATAGACACAcgagaatacacactggagagaaacctttctccTGCACAGTTTGTGGTACAAGATTCGCTCAGAAGTCACATTTGAAAGTACACACAAGAACACACTCTAGAGAAAAGACACTTGTTGGTTAA
- the LOC131104892 gene encoding gastrula zinc finger protein XlCGF57.1-like, protein MAQPSNIKEEEEEPRLPCIKKEEWDPQTPDFKEEQMGPQPIHIKEEKEEPQPTHINIKEEEEDHRISQEGEHLEGLEEFPVIVVPVKSEDDEDQGPSEEEREVEPPSSSSTRHMTTEDNLLAPLSDSDDITSHSPDTDDEDSEDDMTCHTDSTRWKCSQCDKTFGNKRSMKLHTRIHTGEKPFLCTVCGKRFSQKGYFKKHTRIHTGEKPFHCTVCDKRFSQKDYFKKHSKIHTGEKPFACTVCCKRFSQPSHLKEHTRVHTGEKAFPCVTCGKRFSRESNLKEHTKMHTGDKPFPCTVCGRRFSQKSVLKQHTRTHTGEKPFSCIVCGKSFSQKISLIEHTKTHTREKPFLCTVCGKRFSRRTHLTEHTRIHTGEKPFSCTLCDKRFSEKCVLKKHIRTHTGEKPFPCTVCGKSFSQKDYLVEHTRIHTREKPFPCTVCAKRFTRRSHLIQHTRIHTGEKPFPCTVCGKRFTQKAHWNVHTRTHTCDNNVQCEVSDSQIVQT, encoded by the coding sequence ATGGCGCAGCCCTCcaacattaaagaggaagaggaggaaccaCGGCTTCCATGCATTAAAAAGGAAGAGTGGGATCCACAGACCCCCGACTTTAAAGAGGAACAGATGGGACCACAGCCCATCCATATTAAAGAGGAAAAGGAAGAGCCACAGCCCACCCACATtaacattaaagaggaagaggaggatcacCGCATCAgtcaggagggagagcatcttgAAGGACTGGAGGAGTTCCCAGTGATTGTTGTTcctgtgaagagtgaagatgatgaagaccaAGGTCCAAgtgaggaggagagagaggtggagcctccaagcagcagctccactcgtcacatgacaacagaagacaacctcttagctccactatcagatagcgATGACAtaacgtcacactctcctgacactgatgatgaagactcCGAAGATGACATGACATGTCACACTGACAGCACACGCTGGAAATGCTCTCAATGTGACAAAACCTTTGGTAACAAGAGAAGTATGAAactacacacaagaatacacactggagagaaaccttttctttGCACAgtgtgtggtaaaagattcTCTCAAAAAGGTTATTTTAAGAAACACACAAggatacacactggagagaaaccttttcatTGCACTGTGTGTGATAAAAGATTCTCTCAAAAAGATTACtttaaaaaacacagcaaaatacacactggagagaaaccctttGCATGCACAGTGTGCTGTAAAAGATTCTCTCAGCCGTCACATTTGAAAGAACACACAAGAGttcacactggagagaaagcTTTTCCTTGTGTGACGTGTGGCAAAAGATTCTCTCGGGAGTCTAATTtgaaagaacacacaaaaatgcaCACTGGTGAtaaaccttttccttgcacgGTGTGCGGTAGAAGATTCTctcaaaaaagtgttttaaaacaacacacaaggacacacaccggagagaagcCTTTTTCTTGCATAGTCTGCGGTAAAAGTTTCTCTCAGAAGATATCTTTGatagaacacacaaaaacacacacaagagagAAACCTTTTCTCTGCACGgtgtgtggtaaaagattcTCTCGGCGGACACATTTGACagaacacacaagaatacacactggagagaaaccattttcTTGCACGTTGTGTGATAAAAGATTCTCTGAAAAATGTGttctaaaaaaacacatcaggacacacactggagagaaaccctttCCTTGCACTGTGTGTGGTAAAAGCTTCTCTCAGAAGGACTATTTGGTCgaacacacaagaatacacactaGAGAGAAACCGTTTCCATGCACGGTGTGCGCTAAAAGATTCACTCGGCGGTCGCATTTGATACAACATACGagaatacacaccggagagaaaccttttccctgcacagtttgtggtaaaagattcACTCAGAAGGCACATTGGAATGtacacacaagaacacacacttGTGACAACAATGTTCAATGCGAGGTCAGTGATTCACAAATAGTACAAACTTGA
- the LOC131104895 gene encoding gastrula zinc finger protein XlCGF8.2DB-like isoform X2, with amino-acid sequence MAQELQPPNIKEEEEEPLPTYIKEEEEDHSISQEEDHLEGLEEFPVIVVPVKSEDDEDQGQSEEEREVEPPSSSSTRHMTTEADGDHSGGSQADNLLAPLSDSDDITSHSPDTDDEDSEADMTCHTDNTRWKCSQCDKTFATKGSLKRHMKQHTGEKPFACLLCGKRFTRQSNLRMHTAIHTGEKPFLCTVCGKRFNKKEALITHTRIHTGEKPYPCTMCGKRFRQEGSLKAHTKIHTGEKPFPCTVCGKRFNKKVVLNTHTRIHTGEKPFVCVVCGKRFNLIGVLNRHTRIHTGEKPHRCVVCGKSFIQKVELDSHARTHTGEKPFPCKVCGTRFGWKSNLKAHTRTHAGKVVQCVVSDSHMVQTQKTSLHLVKS; translated from the coding sequence ATGGCGCAAGAGCTGCAACCTCCCAACattaaagaagaagaggaggagccactgCCCActtacattaaagaggaagaggaggatcacAGTATCAGTCAGGAGGAAGATCATCTTGAAGGACTTGAAGAGTTCCCAGTGATTGTTGTCCCTGTGAAGAGCGAAGATGATGAAGACCAAGGTCAAAgtgaggaggagagagaggtggagcctccaagcagcagctccactcgtcacatgacaacagaagctgatggagaccacagtggaggatcacaagcagacaacctcttagctccactatcagatagcgacgacataacgtcacactctcctgacactgatgatgaagactctgaagctgatatgacatgtcacACTGACAACACACGCTGGAAATGCTCTCAATGTGACAAAACCTTTGCTACGAAGGGATCTCTGAAAAGACACATGAAAcagcacacaggagaaaaacctttcgcCTGCTTACTTTGCGGTAAAAGATTCACTCGGCAGTCAAATTTGAGGATGCATACAGcaatacacaccggagagaaaccttttctttGCACGgtgtgtggtaaaagattcAATAAAAAAGAGGCTTTAATAACACACACAAGGatacacacaggagagaaaccttatCCTTGCACGATGTGTGGGAAAAGATTCCGTCAAGAAGGTAGTTTAAaggcacacacaaaaatacacactggagagaaaccttttccgtGCACAGTGTGTGGTAAAAGATTTAATAAAAAAGTTgtgttaaacacacacacaagaatacacacagGGGAGAAACCATTTGTATGCGTGgtgtgtggtaaaagattcAATCTTATTGGCGTTTTAAATagacacacaagaatacacaccggagagaaacctcaTCGCTGCGTGGTGTGTGGTAAAAGTTTCATTCAAAAGGTTGAGTTGGACTCGCACGCAAGaacgcacactggagagaaaccttttccctgCAAGGTTTGTGGTACAAGATTCGGTTGGAAGTCAAATTTGAAAgcacacacaagaacacacgCTGGAAAAGTCGTTCAATGTGTGGTCAGCGATTCACATATGGTGCAAACCCAGAAGACGTCCTTGCACCTGGTTAAGTCTTGA
- the LOC131104894 gene encoding gastrula zinc finger protein XlCGF57.1-like isoform X1, with protein sequence MEQGEPQPHNFKQEEEEPQPPYIKEEEEEPQPPYIKEEKEDHSISQEGEHLEGPEEFPVIGVSVKSEDDDDKGQSEEEREVEPPSSSSTRHMTTEADGDHCGGSQADNLLAPLSDSDDITSHSTDTDDEDSEADMTCHTDNTRWKCSQCDKTFVTKGRLKVHMRHHTGKKPFHCSVCSKRFSQQSNLKVHTRIHTGQKPFPCAECGKSFSQPSDLKRHTRLHTGEKPYPCTVCGNRFNHKGDLKKHTRIHTGEKPYPCTVCGKRFNQRVVLKRHTRIHTGEKPYLCTVCGKRFNQEVVLKRHSRIHTGEKPFPCTVCGKRFNRKGDLVNHTRVHTGEKPFPCTVCDKSFSKKISLIGHTRKHTGEKPFPCMVCGKCFSMKRSLKGHIRAHTEEKPFPCMACGKRFDTQSNLNRHTRIHTGEKPFSCTVCGTRFAQKSHLKVHTRTHSREKTLVG encoded by the coding sequence ATGGAGCAAGGAGAGCCACAGCCCCACAATTTTaaacaggaagaagaggagccacagcccccgtacattaaagaggaagaagaggagccacagcccccctacattaaagaggaaaaggaggatcacagcatcagtcaggagggagagcatcttgAAGGACCGGAGGAATTCCCAGTGATTGGTGTGtctgtgaagagtgaagatgatgacgaCAAAGGTCAAAgtgaggaggagagagaggtggagcctccaagcagcagctccactcgtcacatgacaacagaagctgatggagaccactgtggaggatcacaagcagacaacctcttagctccactatcagatagcgATGACATAACGTCACACTCtactgacactgatgatgaagactctgaagctgatatgacatgtcacACTGACAACACACGCTGGAAATGCTCTCAATGTGACAAAACCTTTGTTACCAAGGGACGCTTGAAAGTACACATGAGACATCACACAGGAAAGAAACCTTTTCACTGCTCGGTTTGTAGTAAAAGATTCTCTCAGCAGTCAAATTTGAAAGTACATACAAGAATACACACCGGacagaaaccttttccttgcgCAGAgtgtggtaaaagtttctctcaACCAAGTgatttaaaaagacacacaagattacacactggagagaaaccttacCCTTGCACGGTGTGTGGTAACAGATTCAATCATAAAGGTGATTTAAAgaaacacacaagaatacacactggagagaaaccttatCCTTGCACGgtgtgtggtaaaagattcAACCAAAGAGTTGTTTTAAAAAGACACAcgagaatacacactggagagaaaccgtaTCTGTGCACAGTGTGTGGCAAAAGATTCAATCAGGAAGTTGTTTTGAAAAGACACAgcagaatacacactggagagaaaccttttccttgcacggtgtgtggtaaaagattcAATCGAAAAGGGGATTTAGTCAACCACACAAgagtacacactggagagaaaccttttccttgcacgGTGTGTGATAAAAGTTTCTCTAAGAAGATATCTTTGATAGGACACACAAGaaaacacactggagagaaaccatttcCTTGCATGGTGTGTGGTAAATGTTTCTCTATGAAGAGATCTTTGAAAGGACACATAAGAGCACACACTgaagagaaaccttttccttgcatGGCGTGTGGTAAAAGATTCGATACTCAAAGTAATTTAAATAGACACAcgagaatacacactggagagaaacctttctccTGCACAGTTTGTGGTACAAGATTCGCTCAGAAGTCACATTTGAAAGTACACACAAGAACACACTCTAGAGAAAAGACACTTGTTGGTTAA
- the LOC131104902 gene encoding gastrula zinc finger protein XlCGF52.1-like produces MCKIQMLRALVNQRLTAAVEEIFGVLERTIAEYEEELCRTKEENQRQRQLLDAVFMNPQLVFHRADACEEPLPLEQHEWNSQLEHEEPQAPHIKEEEPQPPSPILKEHYCISQEGEHLEILEEFPVIVVPVKSEDDEDKGQEVEPPSSSSAHHMTTEHVGDHCGGSQTQNLFAALADRDGTTADEASEAYVGRHTDNTRWKCSHCDKTFVNEIHFKIHTRQHTGENIFSCTVCGERFTLESHLAVHTRIHTGGKPFLCTVCGNRFNHKGDLKKHIRMHTGERPFPCTVCGKRFSDQSNLKVHTRIHTGGKPFPCTVCGKRFSDQSNLKVHTRTHTGEKPFSCTICDKRFAVKSHLKVHTRTHISERNFPCSVCGQRFTNGTHLIEHERFHTGE; encoded by the exons atgtgtaaaatacaaatgctgagagcgttgGTCAATCAGCGGTTAACTGcggctgttgaagaaatatttggagTGTTAGAAAGAACgatagcagagtacgaggaggaactttgtcgaacaaaagaggagaaccagcgacaacgtcaactactggacgcCGTTTTCATGAATCCTCAGCTTGTGTTTCACAGAGCAG ACGCCTGTGAGGAACCTCTTCCCCTTGAGCAGCATGAGTGGAACTCCCAGCTGGAGCACGAGGAGCCACAGgccccccacattaaagaggaggagccacagccccccAGCCCCATCTTGAAGGAGCATTACTGCATCAGTCAGGAAGGAGAGCATCTTGAAATACTGGAGGAGTTCCCAGTGATTGTTGTCcctgtgaagagtgaagatgatgaagacaaaGGTCAAGAGGTGGAGCCTCCAAGCAGCAGCTCAGCTCATCACATGACTACAGAACATGtaggagaccactgtggagggtCACAAACACAAAACCTCTTTGCTGCACTAGCAGATAGGGACGGCACAACGGCTGATGAAGCCTCTGAAGCTTATGTGGGACGTCACACTGACAACACGCGCTGGAAATGCTCTCATTGTGACAAAACCTTTGTCAACGAGATACATTTCAAAATACACACGAGACAGCACACAGGAGAGAATATTTTTTCCTGCACAGTTTGTGGTGAAAGATTCACTCTGGAGTCACATTTGGCagtacacacaagaatacacactggaggGAAACCTTTTCTTTGCACCGTGTGCGGCAATAGATTCAATCATAAAGGTGATTTAAAGAAACACATAAGAATGCATACCGGAGAGAGACCTTTTCCTTGCACGGTGTGCGGTAAAAGATTTTCTGATCAGTCGAATTTGAAAGTACATACAAGAATACACACCGGAGggaaaccttttccttgcacgGTGTGCGGTAAAAGATTTTCCGATCAGTCGAATTTGAAAGtacacacaagaacacacaccggagagaaacctttttcctgcACCATCTGCGATAAAAGATTTGCTGTGAAGTCACATTTGAAAGtacacacaagaacacacatTTCAGAAAGAAACTTTCCTTGTTCGGTGTGCGGTCAGCGATTCACAAATGGTACACACTTGATTGAACACGAAAGATTCCACACTGGGGAGTAA
- the LOC131104903 gene encoding zinc finger protein with KRAB and SCAN domains 1-like, with the protein MCKIQMLRELVNQRLTAAVEEILVVFERTIAEYEAELSRIKEENERQRRRLDAVFKKPQVLLHKADVSEEHLEQQEWNSRMDEEEAQPLNIKEEEEDHRISQEGEHLEGLEEFPVIVVPVKNEDDEDKSESEEKKEAEPPTGSSTRHMTTEADGDHCGGSQADNLLAPLSDSDDITSHSPDTDDEDSEADMTCHTDNTRWKCSQCDQTFVNKGNLNRHMKQHTGEKPFTCSFCGKGFLAMSNLKLHIIVHTGEKSFLCTLCGKRFTQNGDLRKHTRIHTGEKPFSCTLCGKRFNQKGDLRKHTRIHTGEKPFPCTVCSKRFSDQSHLKVHTRIHTGEKPFPCKVCGKSFHKQCDLKRHTRVHTGK; encoded by the exons atgtgtaaaatacaaATGCTTAGAGAGCTGGTGAATCAGCGACTAACTGCGGCAGTTGAAGAAATATTGGTAGTGTTCGAAAGAACGATAGCAGAGTACGAGGCGGAACTTTCTCGAATAAAAGAGGAGAACGAAAGACAACGTCGACGACTGGACGCTGTTTTCAAGAAGCCCCAAGTTTTGTTACACAAAGCAG ATGTGAGTGAGGAACATCTTGAGCAGCAGGAGTGGAACTCCAGAATGGACGAGGAGGAGGCACAGCCCCTgaacattaaagaggaagaggaggatcacCGCATCAgtcaggagggagagcatcttgAAGGACTGGAGGAGTTCCCAGTCATTGTTGTCCCTGTGAAgaatgaagatgatgaagacaaaAGTGAAAGTGAGGAGAAGAAAGAGGCGGAGCCTCCAACCGGCAGTTCCACtcgtcacatgacaacagaagctgatggagaccactgtggaggatcacaagcagacaacctcttagctccactatcagatagcgacgacataacgtcacactctcctgacactgatgatgaagactctgaagctgatatgacatgtcacACTGACAACACACGCTGGAAATGCTCTCAATGTGACCAAACTTTTGTTAACAAGGGCAATCTGAACAGACACATGAAGCAGCACACAGGGGAGAAACCTTTCACCTGCTCGTTTTGTGGTAAAGGATTCCTTGCTATGTCAAATTTGAAATTACACATCATCgtgcacactggagagaaatcTTTTCTTTGCACGCTGTGTGGTAAAAGATTCACTCAAAATGGCGATTTAAGaaaacacacaagaatacacactggagagaaaccgtttTCTTGCACGCTTTGCGGTAAAAGATTCAATCAAAAAGGTGATTTAAGaaaacacacaagaatacacactggagagaaaccttttccttgcacgGTGTGTAGCAAAAGATTTTCTGACCAGTCCCATTTGAAAGtgcacacaagaatacacactggagagaaaccttttccttgcaaGGTGTGTGGTAAAAGTTTCCATAAACAATGCGATTTAAAGAGACACACCAGAGTACACACTGGAAAGTAA